A single genomic interval of Aedes aegypti strain LVP_AGWG chromosome 1, AaegL5.0 Primary Assembly, whole genome shotgun sequence harbors:
- the LOC110674344 gene encoding glutamate dehydrogenase, mitochondrial-like, with product MSAAGICGEATVRTTVEAISVFILCDFGHKDINALATVTGKPLHQGGIRGRTEATGRGVFIATNCFVREKEWMNAIGLEPGMEGKTVIIQGYGNVGMYAAHFFKQAGCKVIGIKEADVSLMNDEGIDVGELASYKRLNNSIKGFKGAKETKEDLLLHPCDILIPAAVEKSINSDNAAKIQAKIIAEGANGPTTPAADAILQSRKILVIPDLYCNAGGVTASYFEYLKNINHISFGKLSFRQESQNLREVLKSVEESLKEAGVCVNLKPTEALKHYLDSASEADVVASGLKFVLETAGHGIMTVANQYQLCLDVRTAAYIWSVEKIFKAYEGAGLSM from the exons atgtccgctgccGGAAT atgtggagaggcgactgtacgtACAACAGTGGAGGCGATAAGCGTGTTTATATTATGTGATTTCGGACATAAGGACATCAATGCGTTGGCCACGGTTACGGGAAAGCCTTTGCATCAGGGTGGAATCCGCGGAAGGACCGAAGCGACAGGAAGAGGAGTGTTCATCGCAACCAATTGCTTTGTAAGGGAAAAGGAATGGATGAATGCGATCGGGTTGGAACCGGGGATGGAAGGAAAAACGGTGATCATCCAGGGGTACGGAAACGTAGGAATGTACGCGGCGCATTTCTTCAAGCAAGCTGGCTGTAAGGTGATCGGGATCAAGGAGGCGGATGTTTCGTTGATGAATGACGAAGGGATCGATGTTGGAGAGCTGGCAAGCTATAAGAGATTGAACAACTCCATCAAGGGATTCAAAGGAGCGAAGGAGACCAAGGAAGACCTGCTCTTACATCCATGTGACATTCTGATCCCGGCAGCGGTTGAGAAGTCGATCAATTCGGACAACGCTGCCAAGATCCAAGCCAAGATCATTGCGGAAGGAGCTAACGGGCCAACGACCCCAGCGGCGGATGCGATTCTCCAAAGTCGCAAAATTCTCGTCATACCGGATCTGTACTGTAACGCCGGAGGCGTCACGGCTTCCTACTTTGAATACCTCAAGAACATCAACCACATTTCGTTCGGGAAGCTGTCGTTCCGCCAGGAGTCGCAAAATTTGAGGGAAGTATTGAAATCAGTCGAAGAATCCCTAAAAGAAGCCGGGGTTTGCGTCAATTTGAAACCAACGGAAGCCCTGAAACACTACCTGGACAGTGCCAGTGAGGCAGATGTCGTGGCCTCCGGGCTCAAGTTTGTGCTCGAAACGGCAGGGCATGGAATTATGACTGTCGCAAATCAGTATCAGCTTTGCTTGGATGTGCGAACTGCGGCTTACATTTGGTCGGTGGAGAAGATCTTCAAAGCTTATGAAGGCGCAGGACTGTCTATGTAA